In Armatimonadota bacterium, the following are encoded in one genomic region:
- the flgB gene encoding flagellar basal body rod protein FlgB has protein sequence MVRSFFSDLTTVMLAKCLDACGLRQRVIANNIANVETPGFTRSEVAFESRLKEALEATSEESAISRIEKIQPEIIQDNISPARPNGNNVSIEKEMADMTKNSMQYEALVQLMNLKAAMIRMAMNEGRR, from the coding sequence ATGGTACGCAGTTTCTTCTCAGATTTAACGACTGTAATGTTGGCTAAATGCTTGGATGCTTGTGGCTTAAGACAACGCGTCATTGCCAACAATATCGCAAATGTTGAGACGCCTGGCTTCACGCGCTCGGAGGTGGCTTTCGAAAGCCGTCTTAAGGAGGCGCTCGAAGCTACAAGTGAGGAGTCAGCAATAAGCCGAATTGAGAAAATCCAGCCTGAAATTATACAGGATAACATTTCGCCAGCAAGACCAAATGGGAATAACGTCTCGATCGAGAAAGAAATGGCTGATATGACGAAGAACTCAATGCAATACGAAGCCCTTGTTCAGCTAATGAACCTCAAAGCAGCCATGATTCGCATGGCGATGAATGAAGGGAGGCGTTAG
- the flgC gene encoding flagellar basal body rod protein FlgC, translating into MGSFSSMDISASGLFAQRVRLDAIANNIANAMTTRTEKGGPYKRLEVVFKASSGQFDPSNAGVQVESVVESDDPPKMIYDPSHPDAGPDGMVAMPNVNIVEEMVDLISATRAYEANIMAINAARSMISKALEIGRT; encoded by the coding sequence GTGGGTAGTTTTTCCTCAATGGACATAAGCGCATCGGGACTTTTCGCCCAACGAGTTCGCTTGGATGCTATTGCCAACAATATTGCAAACGCAATGACTACCCGTACTGAGAAAGGTGGACCATATAAAAGGCTTGAGGTTGTTTTCAAGGCTTCAAGTGGTCAATTCGACCCCTCAAACGCGGGTGTGCAGGTGGAATCAGTTGTGGAAAGCGACGACCCACCTAAGATGATTTATGACCCCTCGCATCCCGATGCTGGGCCTGATGGAATGGTCGCCATGCCGAACGTGAATATTGTGGAGGAAATGGTGGACCTAATTAGCGCAACAAGAGCTTATGAGGCGAATATCATGGCAATTAATGCCGCACGTTCTATGATAAGCAAGGCTTTGGAGATCGGAAGAACATAA